A single genomic interval of Adhaeribacter pallidiroseus harbors:
- a CDS encoding HTTM domain-containing protein: MAHPVTAPPITSRLLAWLCQPVDNSPLIIFRLFFGLLLALEASGAIATGWVKHNLIDPTVQLPFIGFEWLQPLPGNGMYFYYGFMSVLGLLIMVGAYYRVSLAAYTLMWWATYLMQKASYNNHYYFIILLGFLMLLVPANAYAAWDVRRKPGIKSLTCPRWCLAIFAAQIGLVYTFASIAKMYPDWVQAMPIKLWFSVKAHYPIIGPWLQNHLLQVFIAYGGILFDLLITPFLLWRRTRKWAFITSLFFHLFNSAVFQVGVFPYIAIALSVFFFNPETVRRIFLKKKPQLSGNGKLSLPETEITRTPPVLYLLAVYFLIQLILPVRHWFILGDVHWTEEGHRMAWQMMMRAKTGTISFEVRDPVTHQSQTVYPNQFLTSKQASVIAVRPDLIWQFAQFLKKHYQQQGYQQVQVFAHAQASLNGRPYQPFIDSKTDLAAVPWQPFQHADWILPYTP, from the coding sequence ATGGCTCACCCGGTTACTGCGCCTCCTATAACTTCCCGCTTGCTGGCTTGGCTTTGCCAACCCGTCGATAACAGTCCCCTGATTATTTTCCGGTTGTTCTTTGGTTTGTTACTGGCTTTGGAGGCCAGCGGGGCTATTGCCACCGGTTGGGTAAAACATAATTTAATCGATCCCACGGTACAATTACCATTTATCGGTTTTGAATGGCTGCAGCCTTTACCCGGCAACGGCATGTATTTTTACTACGGTTTCATGTCGGTACTCGGGTTGCTCATTATGGTGGGCGCTTATTACCGCGTGAGTTTAGCGGCTTATACCCTTATGTGGTGGGCTACTTACCTGATGCAGAAAGCCAGTTATAACAACCATTATTACTTTATTATTCTGCTTGGTTTTTTAATGCTGCTGGTGCCGGCAAACGCTTACGCTGCCTGGGATGTGCGCCGGAAACCCGGAATAAAATCCTTAACCTGCCCGCGGTGGTGCCTGGCTATTTTTGCCGCCCAAATTGGCCTGGTGTATACCTTTGCCTCCATTGCCAAAATGTACCCCGATTGGGTGCAGGCCATGCCGATTAAACTGTGGTTCAGTGTAAAGGCGCACTACCCTATTATCGGGCCGTGGCTGCAAAACCATCTTTTACAGGTGTTTATCGCTTACGGCGGCATCTTGTTCGATTTACTGATTACCCCCTTTTTACTGTGGCGCCGAACCCGCAAGTGGGCCTTTATTACCTCGCTTTTCTTTCATTTATTTAATTCGGCGGTATTTCAGGTGGGCGTTTTTCCATACATCGCTATTGCGTTATCGGTATTCTTTTTTAATCCCGAAACCGTCCGACGCATATTTTTAAAAAAAAAGCCGCAACTATCCGGAAACGGTAAGTTAAGTCTGCCGGAAACAGAAATTACCCGTACGCCACCTGTTCTTTATTTACTCGCCGTTTATTTTCTAATCCAGTTAATTTTACCAGTGCGGCATTGGTTTATTCTGGGCGACGTGCACTGGACCGAAGAAGGACACCGCATGGCCTGGCAAATGATGATGCGCGCGAAAACCGGCACTATATCCTTTGAAGTGCGCGACCCGGTTACCCATCAAAGCCAAACCGTTTACCCTAACCAATTTCTTACCAGCAAACAAGCCAGCGTTATCGCCGTGCGGCCCGATTTAATCTGGCAGTTTGCGCAATTTTTAAAAAAACACTACCAGCAGCAAGGCTACCAGCAAGTGCAGGTTTTTGCCCACGCGCAAGCCAGCCTCAACGGTCGGCCGTACCAGCCGTTTATTGATTCTAAAACCGACTTAGCCGCGGTACCCTGGCAGCCTTTTCAACACGCCGACTGGATATTACCTTATACCCCATAA